The window CGGCAGCGCCTTGTGGGCCAGTTCGGCGATCATGCCCGCCATTTCCACACCCGTCGGGCCTGCGCCGATGATAACGAAGGTCAACAGCGCCTGCCGTTCTTCTTCACTGGTGGCGAGTTCGGCCCGCTCGAAAGCCAGAAGCAGGCGGCGACGGATTGTCGTCGCATCTTCGAGTGTCTTGAGACCGGGGGCAGAACGCTCCCACTCGTCGCGGCCGAAATAGGCGTGGCGGGCGCCGGTGGCCAGCACCAGCGTATCGAAGCCGATGACCTGACCCGAACTAAGATGCACGGTCCGCGCCGTCCGGTCTATGCCGTTCACCTCCGCAAGCAGGGTCGTGACCTCCTTGCGGTCGCGATAGAGATGGCGGATCGGCCAGGCGATTTCGGATGTCGCGAGAGCCGTCGTCGCAACCTGATAAAGCAATGGCTGGAACAGGTGGTGATTGCGACGATCTATCAATGTGATGCGGACAGGGGCCCCCTCCAGCCCGTGTACCAGTTGCAAACCGCCGAAGCCTCCACCCACGACGACAACATGATGTTCTTGCATATGTCTCTGCCTTCATAAGCTCGCGCACGGAGCATGCGCCGGCAAACTATAGGCAAAAAAATTGACTTTGGTTATGAAATAGCCTGACCGCAGGCCTGACAAAAACGCCGGACTGTTTCAGCCATGCCATATTCAAGCGCATCCGCCGTCAGCCCGTGACCGATGGAAACCTCAGCCAGATAAGGGATACGTTTCATCAGACTGGGCAGGTTTGCGACGGTGAGGTCATGGCCGGCATTGACGGCAAGCCCGAGCGCTCTGGCATGATCCGCCGTCTGTCCGAGCTTTTCGAGAAGCGCCTCACCCTTTTGCGGATCGTCAAAACAGCCGCCATAGGGGCCGGTGTAAAGTTCGATACGCGCCGCGCCCGTTTCCGCCGCCAGTTCCACCGGCTCGCGCTCCCCATCGCCATCAGCAAAAAGCGAGACGCGCATGCCGCCAGCCTTCAGGCGTCCCACAACGTCTCTCAGAAAAACGCCGTGCTTGCGGAAATCCCAGCCGTGGTCGGAGGTCGCCTGCGACGGATCGTCGGGCACCAGCGTCACCTGTTCCGGCTGCGTCTTTTCGCAAAGAACGAGAAAGTCCTCGGTCGGATACCCCTCAATGTTGAATTCCGCGCCGGGGAAGCTGTCATCGATCAGCGCGCGCAGGACGGGCAGGTCCGAAAAGCGGATATGGCGCTGGTCGGGACGAGGGTGTACAGTGAGCCCGCTTGCACCCGCAGCGAGTGCCAAATGCCCGAAATGCGCGACATCCGGCCATGGAAGATCGCGACGGTTGCGCAGCATGGCAATTGCGTTCAGATTGACGGAAAGTTTCGCGGGCATGACATCGGGCTCCGGTTCGGAATTGACATCCTGTTTCACGCAGGTTGACGCCAACCGCAAGGAGGCCGATAAAATTTTTTGGAATACGGGAACGAAAACACACAATACACGTTACGGTTCTTATGTAGCGTTTGGCATGATGTCTTGATCAGAGGGGTCGTCGCAGGGGAACACGCGATCGGCGCCAGTTAAAAAACGGGCACACTGTCAAAGAGCGCAAAGGGGGAGACGATGCAGGATGGCCGTATGCCGTTTGAACACGGCGACGAGGACAAACCCAATTCAAGAAACAGCGGTTTCCTTCCGGATATAAGTCTGCCCTCCTCCCTGCCCGCGGAACCAGTCCCCATCGCCGACATGGCCAATATCTTCGGAGTAACGCACCGGACCCTGCATTTTTATGAGGAGAAGGCGCTGCTGACGTCGAAGCGCATTGGCCAGATGCGGGTCTATACCCACCGCAACGTCAAGCGCATGGCGGTCATCAATGTCTGTCGCGAAGTGGGCATTTCCGTCGCCGCCATTACCGAGATCATGGAAAAACTTGTCCGCTCGCTCTCGCAGGAAGAGGCGGACGACATCTTCCACGCGGCGCTGAGGCAGCGAAAGAGGGAATTGACGGCCGAGCTTTCCACCCTTCAACGTCAGGCGCAGCAGATCGAGGAACTGCTCGTCACCGACAGCGATGCGGACGGACTGGATGCCGGGGAACGGGCGCCAACCAGGGACATCGCGCTGACCGACGCCGAGCGGAAATGCCTGGAGCTGATGGCGGAGGGTTATGCGCCGGTGCGGCTCGCCCGTGCCCTTGGTATTTCAGGCAGCGACCTCAATGTGCTGGAAGCGAAAATCATCGGCAAGTTCAATGCCAGCAACCGCTTTCAGGCGGTCGCCAAGGCGGTCCTGCTCGGCGTCATCCGCGCTTAGTCAAGATCAGCGAACGATTGTCAGTGTCTCTGCTGCACGGGTAATGGCGGTGTAAAGCCACCTTTCGCGCGAATCCCGGAAGGCATAACTCTCATCGAAGAGAACCACATTGTTCCATTGCGAACCCTGCGCTTTGTGCACTGTGAGCGCATAGCCGAAATCGAACTCGTCATAACGCTTGCGCGTGGACCACGGAATTTCCGTCTCCACATCCTCGAACGCGGCCTTCAGCAATTTGATCTTGGCAGCACCGCGATCCATATCGTCGTCTTCGGGCCGGATCATGAGATTGATGCCGGGCTTCACCGTCTCACGCGAAGAACTCATGACCTGCCAGAGCGAACCGTTCAGCAGGCCCTTGGCCGGATCGTTCCTCAGGCAAACCAGCTTGTCGCCGGATTGCGGATAATCGGCCGTAAAGCCCTTCAGCTCGCGAAGCCGCTGGTTATAACGGCGGCGGGTGCGATTGGTGCCGACAAGCACCTGGTCGGCATCGAGCACCAGCGACTGCGTCACCTCGGATTTGGAGATCACCTGTGCTGCGCCGTAATCGCCACGCATGATCTCGCGGCCCTCCCGCACATCCATGGCAAGATGGATGATGGGATTGTCCTTGGCCTGACGATGGATTTCCGACAGCAGATAATCGGGCTCCTGCTC is drawn from Agrobacterium tumefaciens and contains these coding sequences:
- a CDS encoding pyridoxine 5'-phosphate synthase gives rise to the protein MPAKLSVNLNAIAMLRNRRDLPWPDVAHFGHLALAAGASGLTVHPRPDQRHIRFSDLPVLRALIDDSFPGAEFNIEGYPTEDFLVLCEKTQPEQVTLVPDDPSQATSDHGWDFRKHGVFLRDVVGRLKAGGMRVSLFADGDGEREPVELAAETGAARIELYTGPYGGCFDDPQKGEALLEKLGQTADHARALGLAVNAGHDLTVANLPSLMKRIPYLAEVSIGHGLTADALEYGMAETVRRFCQACGQAIS
- a CDS encoding MerR family transcriptional regulator — its product is MQDGRMPFEHGDEDKPNSRNSGFLPDISLPSSLPAEPVPIADMANIFGVTHRTLHFYEEKALLTSKRIGQMRVYTHRNVKRMAVINVCREVGISVAAITEIMEKLVRSLSQEEADDIFHAALRQRKRELTAELSTLQRQAQQIEELLVTDSDADGLDAGERAPTRDIALTDAERKCLELMAEGYAPVRLARALGISGSDLNVLEAKIIGKFNASNRFQAVAKAVLLGVIRA
- a CDS encoding AAA family ATPase gives rise to the protein MLFSPQQDEALKAVSRWLKEGRTPVFRLFGYAGTGKTTLAKHFAENVDGEVLFAAFTGKAAQVLRSRGATNARTIHSLIYRPRGEETVEDEETGKTSIAPMFSINRQSPLAKAALIIIDECSMVDEQLGKDLMSFGTPILVLGDPGQLPPVSGGGFFTEQEPDYLLSEIHRQAKDNPIIHLAMDVREGREIMRGDYGAAQVISKSEVTQSLVLDADQVLVGTNRTRRRYNQRLRELKGFTADYPQSGDKLVCLRNDPAKGLLNGSLWQVMSSSRETVKPGINLMIRPEDDDMDRGAAKIKLLKAAFEDVETEIPWSTRKRYDEFDFGYALTVHKAQGSQWNNVVLFDESYAFRDSRERWLYTAITRAAETLTIVR